The following is a genomic window from Fusobacterium sp. SYSU M8D902.
TTATCTTAATGAATTTTTTTTATTATTGAATATTGACCAAATTATTCAGCTGTAGTTTCAGCTTCTTTTTTATCAGATATTGCCACAGTTGCGTAAGCAAGTTTTCTGATTGGTCCAAGCATTGAGTTAAGTAACATAGAAAGTAATTGATCTCTTGAAGGTAATTTAGCTAGAGCTTCTACCTCAGTTGCTTCAACTCTTTTTCCTGTTAATACTCCACCTTTAATTTTGAATATATCTTTTTTTGCTTTAGCCTTATCTTTTGCTAAATCAAAAACTAATTTTGCAGGAGCTACTGGATCATCATATCCGAAAGCGAATGCTGTAGTCCCTTCTAATAAATCATCAAAAGAATCTTCTACTCCAGCTTCTTTTAATGCTATTTTGAATAATCTGTTTTTTGCAACTAGATATTCAGCACCTGCTTCTCTTACTTTTTTTCTTAATTCAGTTTCCTCGTTAACTGTGATTCCTTGATAGTCAACTAATACTACTGATTGAGCTTTTCTTATTTTTTCTGCTAGTTCAGCTACTTGTTCGATTTTTGCTTGAGTTGCCATTCTTTGATTCACCTCCTCTTTTTTCTAAAAATTACCTCCGTGCCAAAGGTTAGGAACGGAGGTTGTAATCAAACTATGAGGCTAGCGAAACCTTATTCCAACCTCGGTAGGATACTTTAAGGTTCACAACCACCTACGGTCTTTGGTTTGGATCTATATTAAATTATTTATCCAACGTATTTAGCTACTAATGCAGGGTCCATTTTTATTCCAGGTCCCATAGTTAGTGATACAGCAACAGTTCTTAAGTATTGTCCTTTTGAAGTTGCTGGTTTTAATCTTGTGATTTGATCTAAGAAAGCTTTGAAGTTCTCTTCAATTTTCTCAGGTGCGAAATCTGCTTTACCAATTGGCACATGAATTGATCCTAATTTGTCAACTCTGAATGCTAATTTACCTTTTTTGAACTCAGATACTGCTTCTGCAATGTTTGGAGTTACAGTTCCTGATTTAGGGTTAGGCATTAATCCTTTAGTTCCTAGGATTTTTCCTAATCTTCCTAATTTAGGCATCATGTCAGGAGTAGCGATTACTAAATCGAAATCAAGCCATCCTTGTTGAATTTGGTTTATATATTCCTCAGCTCCTGCATAATCTGCACCAGCTGCTAAAGCCTTCTCAATGTTAGCTCCTGAAGTTATTGCTAATACTTTTACAGTTTTTCCAGTTCCGTGAGGTAATACAACTGTTCCTCTAACTTGTTGGTCAGCATGTCTAGGATCTACTCCTAATCTTAATGCTACTTCTACTGTTTCAGTAAATTTAGCTGTTCTAGTTTTTAATACTAGATCTAAAGCTTCTTTTACTTCATAAAGCTTTCCAGTTTCTACTAACTTAGCTATTTCTAAGTATTTTTTTCCTCTATGTTTTGCCATGTTTAATTTTCCTCCCTTTGTGGTGATGCGGATGCCTCCTACCACTTAATATAGAGTGGCTCGATTAGCCATCTCCCAAACAAATTAATTAGTCTACTATTTTTATTCCCATTGATCTTGCTGATCCAGCTATTATTCTCATAGCTGCTTCTACTGATCCTGCGTTTAAGTCAGGCATCTTAGTTTCAGCGATCTCTTTTAATTTAGCTGTTGTAATTTGTCCAGCAACTTCTTTTTTAGAGTTCTTAGCTGCTGATTGGATTCCTGCTGCTTTCTTTAGTAAGTCTGATGCAGGTGGAGTTTTTAATATAAATGTGAAACTTCTATCGTTATAAACAGAAATCTCAACTGGGATTATCCATCCTGATTTATCTTGAGTTTTTGCATTGAATGCTTTACAGAATTCCATAATGTTTACTCCGTGAGCTCCTAATGCTGGTCCAACTGGTGGAGCTGGGTTAGCTTTACCTGCTGGTAATTGTAGTTTTATTAATTTAATTACTTCTTTTGCCATTTTTTAAAATTACACCTCCGAAAAATGTGTGGTAATGACGGTGTCATCTCCCACTAACAAGGCATTACGCCTTTTGAACACTGTCAAAATCTACTTCTACTGGAGTCATTCTTCCAAACATTTCGATCATGACTTTTGCTTTCTTATGTTCCATATCTATTTCAGCTACTTTACCCTCTTGATCAGCAAAACCACCGTTAAGTACTTTTACATAATCACCTACAGCAAAGTTAATTTTTATTACTTCTTTGATCTCTTTTTCTTCCTCAGTAAGATCTAAACCTATGACATTAAATATGTTCATAACTTCCTCATCTTCCATTGGAATAGGATCAGATCCAACTCCTACGAATCCTGTTACACCATTTGTATTTCTAACTACATACCAAGCATCAGAATCAACTCTAAAGTTAATTCCTTCATTACTTTCCTCTCTTGTAGCTACCATTTCTAGCATTACATATCCAGGAAATATCTTTCTGGCAACAGTTTTCTTTTTCCCTCTTACTTCTTCAATAGTCTCTTCTTCTGGAACAAGAATCTTTGTAACAATATCTCCCATTCCAAGAGTTTCTATTTTCTGCTCAAGGTCTGTTTTAACTTTTTTCTCATACCCTGAATAAGTATGAATCATAAACCATTTTTTTACTAAGGTTTTTTCCATATTTATTATCCTCCAAAGAGAGATACCAAAATTTTTAATAGTCTAGAAGCAATCAAATCAAAAACTCCCAAATATATACTAAGTATTAAGCTCATTGCTATTACCCAAAGAGTAGAATTTTTAATTTCCTCCTTGTTAGGCCATTGAACTTTGGAATACTCCATTTTTATTCCTTGAAAAAGATTCATGCGATCACCTTTTGATTCGACATTATAAAAAAAATGGCAGGTCAAGAGGGACTCGAACCCCCAACCCTCGGTTTTGGAGACCGATGCTCTACCAATTGAGCCATTGACCTGCACGTTGTAAAAACTAAACTAATTATTTCTTAGTTTCTTTATGTAAAGTAACTTTTTTGTCCCACTTACAGTATTTATTAATTTCTAATCTTTCTGTAGTATTCTTTTTATTTTTTGATGTGCTATAGTTTCTTCTTTTGCACTCTGTACATTCTAATTGAATATTTACTCTCAATTCTACACCTCCACTCATAACGGTATCATTTAGATCCTCCCATACATCCTTATGTATGGTGTTAAAGAGTTTATATCTTGCT
Proteins encoded in this region:
- the rplK gene encoding 50S ribosomal protein L11 codes for the protein MAKEVIKLIKLQLPAGKANPAPPVGPALGAHGVNIMEFCKAFNAKTQDKSGWIIPVEISVYNDRSFTFILKTPPASDLLKKAAGIQSAAKNSKKEVAGQITTAKLKEIAETKMPDLNAGSVEAAMRIIAGSARSMGIKIVD
- the rplJ gene encoding 50S ribosomal protein L10, with amino-acid sequence MATQAKIEQVAELAEKIRKAQSVVLVDYQGITVNEETELRKKVREAGAEYLVAKNRLFKIALKEAGVEDSFDDLLEGTTAFAFGYDDPVAPAKLVFDLAKDKAKAKKDIFKIKGGVLTGKRVEATEVEALAKLPSRDQLLSMLLNSMLGPIRKLAYATVAISDKKEAETTAE
- the rpmG gene encoding 50S ribosomal protein L33, producing MRVNIQLECTECKRRNYSTSKNKKNTTERLEINKYCKWDKKVTLHKETKK
- the nusG gene encoding transcription termination/antitermination protein NusG produces the protein MEKTLVKKWFMIHTYSGYEKKVKTDLEQKIETLGMGDIVTKILVPEEETIEEVRGKKKTVARKIFPGYVMLEMVATREESNEGINFRVDSDAWYVVRNTNGVTGFVGVGSDPIPMEDEEVMNIFNVIGLDLTEEEKEIKEVIKINFAVGDYVKVLNGGFADQEGKVAEIDMEHKKAKVMIEMFGRMTPVEVDFDSVQKA
- the secE gene encoding preprotein translocase subunit SecE, yielding MNLFQGIKMEYSKVQWPNKEEIKNSTLWVIAMSLILSIYLGVFDLIASRLLKILVSLFGG
- the rplA gene encoding 50S ribosomal protein L1, producing MAKHRGKKYLEIAKLVETGKLYEVKEALDLVLKTRTAKFTETVEVALRLGVDPRHADQQVRGTVVLPHGTGKTVKVLAITSGANIEKALAAGADYAGAEEYINQIQQGWLDFDLVIATPDMMPKLGRLGKILGTKGLMPNPKSGTVTPNIAEAVSEFKKGKLAFRVDKLGSIHVPIGKADFAPEKIEENFKAFLDQITRLKPATSKGQYLRTVAVSLTMGPGIKMDPALVAKYVG